The Micromonospora violae DNA segment GTCGCGGTAGTAGTAGCGCAGAATCGTCTGGTAGTTCTTGCCCTGGTTGGCGAGATCACGCGAGCCGTACTGCGACATCCAGTCGCCGGTCACCCAGGCACCGCAGGCGGTCGTCGACTGGCAGTAGTGCGCCCGCAGGATGTTGCCGCTGCGGGTCATCCGGGTCGACCACGTCCGGTCCACCGCCGCGGACGTCGACGCCTGTGCCGACGACGGCCGGTAGACCTGGTCAGCGGTGTCGTCCCGGACGTCGTAGCACTGTCCACCGGGCGTCTTCCGGGTCGAGTGCAACGCCCAGTACCAGGCGTAGCTCTTCACGGCCATCGCACCGGCGTCCAGCGAAGCGGCCGGCCAACTCGTGATCCACTCGTTCGGGAGGACATTCTTGACGTACGTCTTGAAGTCGACCCGAACGACCTGCCCGAGACTGGCCCGGTAAACCAGGATGGTGCTCGGCAGCTTGCTGTTGGTGCCGTCGGTGCTGCAACCCGTCACCCCGCTCACCAACTCGTGCGAGGCGTTGTTGTTCTTCAACGTGGCGTTCAGGTTGCCCTTCGCGCCGGCCGCGAAGTCCTGACTGGCCCCGGCGAAGTTGCTGTTGAAGTAGACCCGCACCGTCTTGCTGGTCCGGTTCCACACCGACGCGGCGTTGTTCTTCACACACAGGCCCTTGCCGCTGCCCGCGCCCTTGAAGTCGTAGCAGGTCGGCTGGGTCGTACCGTAGTCGTCCAGTGAGTCGGTGAAGTCGGAGACCGAGCCGGCCTGGTTGCTGTTGTAGTAGTAGCAGAACTCGCCGCTGTCGCAGGTTCCGTCCCGGGTGGCCGCCGCTGCCGGCGAGGCGACACTCAGGATCGAGGTGGACATGGCGAGGACGGCGCCGACGACGGCGAGGCCCTTGCGGATGTTCACAGCGTCCTACCTCTCGTTGTAGCCCTGGGAGTTCCAGAACGAGGTCGGGTCGGCGTTGTCCAGGACGGGGTCGCCGACGCTGACGGCCGCGTGGGTCTGCCGGCCGGCCCGGACCTCGACGTGGGTGTGCGCGCTCGAGCTGGAGGTCACCCCGTGCCACGACTCATCGCCGATGATCTGGCCCTTGCTGATGGTGTCGCCCACGCTCACCCCGGACCTCGGCGCGGTGTGCAGGTAGATCACCGTCTTGTTGAGCGAGGAGTTGTAGACGGAGATCGTGGACAGGCCGCTTCTGCCGGTCGCGCCCCGCGCGACGTAGGTGACCGTTCCGGAGACCAGGGCGCGGACGTCCGAGCCGATGCTGCGGGCGATGTCGATGCCCTCGTGCCGGCCGGACGTAGTGGTGTAACCGTCGAAGGCGCACGTGACCACGCCGCCGCTGGCCTGGTACAGGGCGTACGACAGGTTCGTGCGGGTCGACGGCCCGAACTCGTGCGAGGCGTTGTTGTTCTTCAACGTGGCGTTGAGGTTGCCCTTCGCGCCGGACGCGAAGTCCTGGTAGGAACCGGCGTAGCCGCTGTTGTAGTAGACGCGTACGGTCTTGCTGCTGCGGTTCCAGACCGAGGCGGCCTCGTTCTTGATGCACAGCCCCTTGCCAGCGCCAGCGCCCTTGAAGTCGTAGCACGAGGGCTGCTCGGTGCCGTAGTCGGCGAGCGAACCGGTGAAGTCCGAGATCGACCCCGCATTGTCGCTGTTGTAGTAGTAGCAGAACTCGCCGCTTTCGCAGACCCCGTCCCGGGCCGCCGCCGACGCGGGCGATGTGACACTGAGGATCGAGGTGGTCGCGGCCAGCACGACGCCGACGGCGGCGAGGCTCTTACGGATGTTCATGGTGTCCTTTCCGAAACGGGTGAGGGGGTGCGGGTCACTGCCCGCGCTGGTACTGCTCCCAGGTCCTGATCGGGACCTGGGGGCCGTCGTCCGGTCCCTGGTTGGCCAGGCCGTTCATGCCGAGGTAGTAGTCGCCGACCTGGTGTTGCGCCTGGCTGGACAGGTCCGTGTCGTTGATCGCGTTGGCGTGGATGTGCCACGGCCAGTCGCCCTGATTCGGGTTGCGGACCCAGGCGGCGAAGCCGACCCGACGCAGGGCCTTGGCGACGGCGGTGCGCCTGGCGGCGGTCATGCCGGTGACGGAGATGTCCACCACGCCCCCACCGTCGTGCGTACCGGCCGACGTGGGGTCGCCGCCGGGGTTGTACGAGCCCTGGTCGAGCACCAGGGTGAAGCCGAGCAGACGCTGCGCCTCGGCCAACATGGCCTGGGTGCGGGCGTTGACGACGTACCCGTCACGCGGGACCTTCGCGCCCGGGCCGATCGGGTTGGCGACGGTGTAGCGGTCCTGCCCGAGCTTCGTCAGGGACGTGGTGCCGGGCAGCCCGTTCGCGGCCAGGCCGGTGTAGCCGAGTGAACGTTGGTACGCCGCGTACGCCGAGATGGTGACGGTGCCGAAGTAGCCGTCGACCCACTGCTCGTTCAGCAGGCCCCGCGCCTGGAGCGCCTGCTCGACGGCGAGCACGGAGTTCTTCGCCCCCGGGGTCAATGTGTTGTCGGCACGGCGGGGGTCGATCTGGGCGGCCAGGACGGTGGC contains these protein-coding regions:
- a CDS encoding peptidase inhibitor family I36 protein; the encoded protein is MNIRKSLAAVGVVLAATTSILSVTSPASAAARDGVCESGEFCYYYNSDNAGSISDFTGSLADYGTEQPSCYDFKGAGAGKGLCIKNEAASVWNRSSKTVRVYYNSGYAGSYQDFASGAKGNLNATLKNNNASHEFGPSTRTNLSYALYQASGGVVTCAFDGYTTTSGRHEGIDIARSIGSDVRALVSGTVTYVARGATGRSGLSTISVYNSSLNKTVIYLHTAPRSGVSVGDTISKGQIIGDESWHGVTSSSSAHTHVEVRAGRQTHAAVSVGDPVLDNADPTSFWNSQGYNER
- a CDS encoding SpoIID/LytB domain-containing protein, whose translation is MNIRKGLAVVGAVLAMSTSILSVASPAAAATRDGTCDSGEFCYYYNSNQAGSVSDFTDSLDDYGTTQPTCYDFKGAGSGKGLCVKNNAASVWNRTSKTVRVYFNSNFAGASQDFAAGAKGNLNATLKNNNASHELVSGVTGCSTDGTNSKLPSTILVYRASLGQVVRVDFKTYVKNVLPNEWITSWPAASLDAGAMAVKSYAWYWALHSTRKTPGGQCYDVRDDTADQVYRPSSAQASTSAAVDRTWSTRMTRSGNILRAHYCQSTTACGAWVTGDWMSQYGSRDLANQGKNYQTILRYYYRDIALS
- a CDS encoding peptidoglycan-binding domain-containing protein — encoded protein: MRRPWLSVGLAALCVAVGVPAHAWAATSGATGQRTVTTAARPVVDMEATVLAAQIDPRRADNTLTPGAKNSVLAVEQALQARGLLNEQWVDGYFGTVTISAYAAYQRSLGYTGLAANGLPGTTSLTKLGQDRYTVANPIGPGAKVPRDGYVVNARTQAMLAEAQRLLGFTLVLDQGSYNPGGDPTSAGTHDGGGVVDISVTGMTAARRTAVAKALRRVGFAAWVRNPNQGDWPWHIHANAINDTDLSSQAQHQVGDYYLGMNGLANQGPDDGPQVPIRTWEQYQRGQ